From one Lotus japonicus ecotype B-129 chromosome 3, LjGifu_v1.2 genomic stretch:
- the LOC130748131 gene encoding uncharacterized protein LOC130748131, producing the protein MHCMTVHTLALCLCKFASDAMLPSPHYSLFVLTCCSHHTFRSYIEASYFHFHLITPFRIPLFSPSLIPTKGCSATQTQRQSMEDGFPQALDHNEVVDRDYKVDEPVKKSEPRVVMPKCHPEEFEEYTDMIMARMEDECLAIPLTEEDFDFTVNAHSHLPVMFYKYGCEDLVEEYQAAAYV; encoded by the exons ATGCATTGCATGACAGTACACACACTGGCACTCTGCCTCTGCAAATTCGCTTCTGATGCTATGCTCCCCAGTCCCCACTACTCTCTTTTTGTCCTTACTTGCTGCTCACATCACACGTTCCGCTCCTATATAGAGGCTagctattttcattttcatctcATAACACCCTTTCGCATTCCCCTCTTCTCTCCCTCTCTGATTCCAACAAAGGGTTGCTCTGCAACTCAGACTCAGAGGCAGAGCATGGAGGACGGGTTTCCTCAAGCGCTGGATCATAACGAG GTTGTTGACAGAGATTACAAGGTTGATGAGCCGGTGAAGAAGAGTGAGCCTAGAGTG GTTATGCCTAAGTGTCATCCTGAAGAGTTCGAAGAATACACTGATATGATTATGGCACGCATGGAGGATGAGTGCCTAGCCATCCCTTTGACGGAGGAGGATTTCGACTTTACGGTCAATGCACACAGCCATCTCCCGGTCATGTTCTACAAGTATGGGTGCGAAGACCTGGTGGAGGAGTACCAAGCTGCCGCCTATGTTTAA
- the LOC130743771 gene encoding uncharacterized protein LOC130743771 gives MVFGRSDLRPYKGTLVGFTGDRVTVRGYVEIPTAFGEGEFVKKFQVKYLVLACRANYNALLGRDTLNKLCAVVSTAHLTVKYPACNGKVGVLHVDQNAARECYLRSVALYGRKAAKESHRITEIFPQEGFSLDPRDDADDFRPQPLEETKQVQIKDKDLKIGRSLTKEQEERLITLLGDNLDLFAWTINDVPGIDPNVITHKLAIRPGATPVIQPRRRMSDEKNKAVQLETEKLIKARFIREVQYPTWLANVVMVKKSNGKWRMCTDYTSLNKVCPKDSYPLPNVDKLVDGASGNELLSLMDAYSGYNQIMMHPSDEESTTFMTNQANYCYKTMPFGLKNAGATYQRLMDKIFSKQVGRNMEVYVDDMIVKSARASDHGGDLKEAFTQL, from the exons atggtcttCGGGCGG tcagacttgaggccgtataaaggaaccttggtagggtttacaggggaccgtgtcactgttcgaggatatgtggaaataccaactgcttttggcgaaggagagtttgtaaagaaatttcaagtgaagtacttagTCCTGGCGTGCAGAGCCAACTACAATGCACTCTTGggacgagacaccctcaacaagctatgtgcGGTCGTTTCAACAgctcatttgactgttaaatatccagcctgcaatggaaaggttggggtattacatgtggaccaaaatgcagcaagagaatgttatttaagaagtgtggcgctttatgggcgtaaggccgccaaagaaagtcacagaatcacAGAAATCTTTCCGCAAGAGGGATtcagtttggatccaagagacgatgctgatgatttccgcccacaacctctggaagaaaccaagcaagtgCAAATTAAGGATAAAGATTTAAAGATTGGCCGCAGTTTGACAAAGGAacaagaggaaaggttgatcacgctgctgggtgataatttggatctctttgcatggaccatcaatgatgtaccagggattgaccccaatgtgatcactcacaaattggctattcgaccaggggcgaccccagtcatccagccaaggcggagaatgagtgatgaaaagaataaggcagtacaattagagacagagaaactaatcaaggctcgcttcatccgtgaggtgcagtacccgacatggctcgccaatgttgtgatggtcaaaaaatccaatgggaagtggcgaatgtgcacggactacacaagcttgaacaaagtgtgtcctaaagattcatatccacttcccaatgtcgataagcttgtggatggagcgtcggggaatgaacttttaagtctcatggatgcttattcgggctacaatcaaatcatgatgcatccatcggatgaagagagtacaacatttatgaccaatcaggcgaattactgttacaagacaatgccttttggattgaagaatgcaggagctacgtaccaacggctcatggataaaatcttttcaaaacaagtgggcaggaatatggaggtatatgtggacgacatgatcgtaaagtccgccagggctagtgatcatggcggcgatcttaaggaagcgtttactcaatta